One region of Mycolicibacterium rhodesiae NBB3 genomic DNA includes:
- a CDS encoding GAF domain-containing protein, protein MMSGFDDWLNRALEECARNAGEDVNTYVRRAVASQMVADQRRAETIPIKELLDHLSDSGVLESDSMPDVAAAVSDPGRLQALRSTGLLDSPPEEVYDRITRAAADALDTPFAAMTLIDADRQYFKSTLGMGDMSVPAHRQAPLDQSICQYAVADGSPLVLEDARSDPVFQKHPVVRSGAVIAYLGIPLIDHEGHAIGTLCVFDDKPRMWGTGHVQVLSDLAQLVMDRVFGAGPAASR, encoded by the coding sequence ATGATGTCGGGCTTCGACGACTGGCTGAACCGTGCGCTCGAGGAGTGCGCGCGCAATGCCGGTGAGGACGTGAACACCTACGTCCGGCGCGCGGTGGCATCACAGATGGTCGCCGACCAGAGGCGCGCAGAGACGATTCCGATCAAGGAACTGCTCGATCACCTCTCTGACTCCGGGGTGCTCGAAAGCGACTCGATGCCCGACGTCGCGGCAGCGGTGTCCGATCCGGGCCGTTTGCAGGCGCTGCGGAGCACCGGTTTGCTCGACAGCCCGCCGGAGGAGGTCTACGACCGGATCACGAGGGCAGCCGCCGACGCGCTGGATACCCCGTTCGCGGCCATGACGCTCATCGACGCCGACCGCCAGTACTTCAAGAGCACCCTCGGAATGGGTGACATGTCCGTCCCGGCGCACCGGCAGGCGCCCCTGGACCAATCGATCTGTCAGTACGCCGTGGCGGACGGCTCTCCGCTGGTTCTCGAGGACGCCCGAAGCGATCCGGTATTCCAGAAGCATCCCGTGGTCCGCAGCGGCGCCGTCATCGCATACCTCGGGATACCGCTGATCGATCATGAGGGACACGCCATCGGCACACTGTGCGTGTTCGACGACAAGCCGCGGATGTGGGGCACCGGTCACGTTCAGGTGCTCAGCGATCTGGCGCAACTCGTGATGGATCGAGTTTTCGGTGCCGGGCCTGCTGCGAGCCGCTAG
- the rpsQ gene encoding 30S ribosomal protein S17 — MAEAKDQAKGKGPKHTPRAEENRGRRKTVIGYVVSDKMQKTIVVELESRKSHPLYGKIIRTTTKVKAHDEQGDAGIGDRVSLMETRPLSATKRWRLVEVLEKAK, encoded by the coding sequence ATGGCTGAGGCTAAAGATCAGGCAAAGGGCAAGGGCCCGAAGCACACTCCGCGCGCCGAGGAGAACCGCGGTCGTCGTAAGACGGTCATCGGCTACGTGGTGAGCGACAAGATGCAGAAGACCATCGTGGTCGAACTGGAGTCTCGCAAGAGCCATCCGCTCTACGGCAAGATCATCCGGACCACCACCAAGGTCAAGGCGCACGACGAGCAGGGCGATGCCGGTATCGGCGACCGCGTTTCCCTGATGGAGACGCGCCCGCTGTCGGCGACCAAGCGCTGGCGTCTCGTCGAGGTTCTCGAAAAGGCGAAATAG
- a CDS encoding TetR/AcrR family transcriptional regulator, producing MSDPLPRALEILWEEASAPRRSGGLSRERIVAAAIELADADGLGGLSMARLAERLGCGTMSLYRHVANKDELVTFMLSTAPGPPPGPADSSNWRAGLTDWATGLWNIYHQHPWVLAAAAAGPPADPGQVAWLDAGLAALRGTELTERDKLAAVMAVLHFVRGAAALNIEAAQVEIPDYPMLLRRLLDEQRFPALAAALEAGAFDTADEDHLADFHSGLRQLLDGVATRMTARG from the coding sequence ATGAGCGATCCACTGCCCCGCGCGCTGGAGATCCTGTGGGAGGAGGCGAGCGCACCGAGGCGCTCGGGGGGACTGAGCCGCGAGCGCATCGTCGCCGCGGCCATCGAACTGGCCGACGCAGACGGCCTCGGCGGGCTGTCGATGGCCCGGCTGGCTGAGCGGCTCGGCTGCGGAACCATGTCGCTGTACCGGCACGTCGCCAACAAGGACGAGCTGGTGACCTTCATGCTCTCGACGGCGCCGGGACCCCCACCCGGACCCGCCGATTCCTCGAATTGGCGTGCGGGTCTTACTGATTGGGCCACTGGACTTTGGAACATCTACCACCAGCACCCCTGGGTACTGGCCGCCGCCGCTGCCGGTCCCCCCGCGGACCCCGGGCAGGTGGCCTGGCTGGATGCGGGACTGGCCGCGCTGCGCGGGACGGAGCTGACCGAACGCGACAAGCTCGCCGCGGTGATGGCCGTGCTGCATTTCGTCCGCGGTGCGGCGGCACTGAACATCGAGGCGGCACAGGTCGAGATCCCGGACTACCCGATGCTGCTTCGGCGGCTTCTCGACGAGCAGCGCTTCCCCGCGCTCGCCGCCGCTCTGGAGGCAGGTGCCTTCGACACTGCCGACGAAGACCACCTGGCCGATTTCCACTCGGGCCTGCGGCAGCTGCTCGACGGCGTGGCGACCAGAATGACGGCGCGCGGTTGA
- a CDS encoding FAD-dependent oxidoreductase: MEAARNPLIIGAGPAGLTAALALMKRGITPRIYESSADVGGLARTPTSGDWRVDPGGHRFFTKSEEVSDVWRSLLPADQWVSVRRSSAMLVNDHLVRYPLLGRDLVTQMGLRSGIRGLASFFWPKLRNSMAPVNDSESFSDWGRRQFGRYWYELFFDGYVRKTWLTNPENLASEWANQRIKPIGWHRSREPDPLGEDAFRYPVHGPGQLWEAAAKKLADAGVDICLNCAVTKIHHTGRSWTMELQNGETVSGDAVFSSMPLRNLIDTLEPEPPHRIRATAATLRHRAVITVAVALQKRYDIPYNWVYTPGKNVRVGRIQNYGRWSSALAPADWNGTYLGLEYFTLPEDDLWVASSESLGAIVEQDLRELGVADSPLDNVIIVRSQFAYPIDDKARERGVARIRDYLRQKHPTLHPIGRNGMHRYDNQDHAMLSAMHSVSRYMGENVDPWQVNTGRSYHEAGLKN; encoded by the coding sequence GTGGAGGCAGCAAGGAATCCGTTGATCATCGGCGCGGGGCCCGCCGGTCTCACCGCCGCGCTCGCGTTGATGAAACGGGGAATCACGCCTCGCATCTACGAGTCGTCCGCAGACGTCGGCGGCCTGGCCCGCACGCCGACCAGCGGCGACTGGCGCGTCGATCCGGGTGGTCACCGTTTCTTCACCAAGAGCGAGGAGGTCTCCGATGTGTGGAGATCTCTGCTTCCCGCCGATCAGTGGGTCTCCGTACGCAGGAGCTCGGCCATGCTTGTCAACGACCACCTGGTCCGATACCCGCTTCTCGGTCGTGACCTCGTGACCCAGATGGGACTCCGGAGCGGAATCCGCGGCCTGGCGAGCTTTTTCTGGCCCAAATTGCGCAACAGCATGGCCCCGGTGAACGATTCGGAGAGCTTCAGCGATTGGGGTAGGAGACAATTCGGCCGCTATTGGTACGAATTGTTCTTCGACGGGTATGTCCGCAAGACGTGGCTGACCAACCCCGAGAACCTGGCTAGCGAGTGGGCGAACCAGCGCATAAAGCCGATCGGCTGGCACCGGTCTCGTGAGCCGGATCCCCTGGGTGAGGATGCTTTTCGGTATCCCGTGCATGGTCCCGGCCAACTCTGGGAAGCCGCGGCGAAGAAGCTTGCCGATGCGGGCGTGGACATCTGCCTCAATTGCGCCGTGACCAAGATCCACCACACCGGCAGATCCTGGACGATGGAGCTTCAGAACGGCGAGACAGTATCCGGTGACGCCGTGTTCTCGAGCATGCCCCTGCGGAATCTCATCGATACCCTGGAACCCGAACCGCCCCATCGTATTCGGGCAACTGCCGCTACGCTGCGACACCGCGCTGTCATCACCGTCGCCGTCGCACTGCAGAAGCGCTATGACATTCCCTACAACTGGGTGTACACGCCGGGCAAGAACGTTCGGGTCGGCCGGATCCAGAACTACGGACGGTGGTCGAGCGCACTGGCTCCCGCCGATTGGAACGGCACGTATCTCGGCCTCGAATACTTCACGCTCCCCGAGGACGACCTGTGGGTCGCGAGCAGCGAAAGCCTTGGCGCCATTGTCGAACAGGACCTGCGTGAGCTCGGCGTCGCGGACTCCCCCCTCGACAATGTCATCATCGTGCGCTCGCAGTTCGCCTACCCGATCGACGACAAGGCGCGGGAGCGAGGCGTCGCACGCATCCGTGACTACCTGCGTCAGAAGCACCCCACCCTGCACCCGATCGGGCGCAACGGGATGCACCGCTACGACAACCAGGACCACGCGATGCTCAGTGCCATGCACAGCGTCTCCCGGTACATGGGCGAGAACGTTGATCCGTGGCAGGTCAATACCGGTCGCAGCTATCACGAAGCGGGGCTGAAGAACTAA
- a CDS encoding sugar transferase — MEPSPPRFVEIIRVDPVYSILTMLMDAGYAALSVLIAHWWIPGALEQDRNLALYSWLFVPIVVVVMTLRGLYRQKLSHGFLDEFEPVETSIALSALGLLLIMVLFVPRLTPEQAGAIYLRPSDLVLRIWVCAAVLIPAIRLLRSFLNRWLRRRFHVGVPALVIGSGPVAHQLITRMREVKEYGLWPAGVLDDLRPNESERFEIPYLGTTGNLESAVKATRAEELIVAPSSLPDEQLARVAKQAQQLGLRVRVVPRLMDAVGTSTTIEHLGGVPLMVLNRVDPKGWQFTVKHAFDRTAALLGLLLISPLLAVLALAVKLSSPGPALYSQDRIGRDGKVFGCLKFRSMRLDDENNVQFEPEHGAAPGGVEGEDRRTWIGKIMRRTSLDELPQLINVLRGQMSLVGPRPERPEFVELFEMHVRRYGERHRVKAGMTGWAQVHGLRGQTSIADRAEWDNYYIDNWSLMLDFRILLLTILAVLRPIEN; from the coding sequence GTGGAGCCGTCCCCACCGCGCTTTGTCGAGATCATTCGCGTCGACCCCGTGTATTCGATCCTCACCATGCTGATGGACGCCGGCTATGCCGCGCTTTCGGTGTTGATTGCCCATTGGTGGATTCCTGGGGCGCTGGAGCAGGACCGCAACCTGGCCCTGTATTCCTGGCTGTTCGTGCCGATCGTGGTTGTGGTTATGACCCTGCGCGGGCTCTACCGACAGAAGCTGAGCCACGGATTTCTCGACGAGTTCGAACCGGTGGAGACATCGATCGCGTTGTCGGCGTTGGGCCTATTGCTGATCATGGTGCTGTTCGTCCCTCGCCTCACGCCGGAGCAGGCCGGCGCCATCTACCTCAGGCCCAGCGACCTGGTGCTTCGGATCTGGGTGTGCGCGGCGGTTCTCATTCCCGCGATCCGGTTGCTCCGATCGTTCTTGAATCGCTGGCTCCGGCGGCGGTTCCATGTCGGGGTGCCAGCCCTGGTGATCGGCTCCGGCCCGGTGGCTCACCAACTCATCACCCGGATGCGCGAGGTGAAGGAGTACGGCTTGTGGCCCGCCGGTGTGTTAGATGATCTGCGGCCGAATGAGTCTGAGAGGTTCGAGATTCCGTACCTCGGCACCACGGGCAACCTCGAGAGTGCAGTAAAGGCAACTCGCGCGGAGGAGCTCATCGTCGCCCCTTCGTCGTTGCCCGACGAACAGCTGGCGCGCGTCGCCAAGCAAGCGCAGCAACTTGGGTTGCGGGTGCGCGTGGTGCCGCGTCTGATGGACGCGGTCGGCACCAGCACCACCATCGAACACCTCGGCGGTGTACCCCTGATGGTGCTGAACCGAGTCGATCCGAAGGGCTGGCAGTTCACGGTCAAGCACGCGTTCGACCGCACGGCCGCACTCCTGGGCCTGCTGCTGATCTCGCCGCTGCTCGCCGTGCTCGCGCTTGCGGTCAAGCTCAGTTCGCCGGGACCGGCTCTCTACAGCCAGGACCGGATCGGACGCGACGGCAAGGTTTTCGGCTGTCTGAAGTTCCGCAGCATGCGCCTCGACGATGAGAACAACGTGCAGTTCGAACCGGAGCACGGGGCGGCGCCCGGCGGGGTCGAGGGCGAGGACCGACGCACATGGATCGGCAAGATCATGCGGAGGACGTCGCTGGACGAACTACCTCAGCTCATCAACGTTCTGCGCGGGCAGATGAGCCTGGTGGGTCCACGCCCGGAACGGCCGGAGTTCGTGGAGCTGTTCGAGATGCATGTGCGCCGCTACGGCGAGCGGCACCGGGTGAAGGCGGGTATGACCGGCTGGGCCCAGGTGCACGGTCTTCGCGGGCAGACGTCGATCGCCGACCGCGCCGAATGGGACAACTACTACATCGACAACTGGTCGCTGATGCTGGACTTCAGAATTCTGCTCCTGACCATCCTTGCGGTGCTCAGACCGATAGAGAACTAG
- the zwf gene encoding glucose-6-phosphate dehydrogenase — MATTKPQTISYPHPSSRPGRQDDYAVDPHVVVLFGATGDLARRKLIPGLAYLDQSELAPHIEIVATSLEDISTEDFLELAKDAIDEFGTHKLSEEQWTRFSETVTYVPQSEGSEALAAAVTAAEEKLGPDVRRLHYLSVPPKAARAVITTLKDANLIDRSRVVMEKPFGTDLASAVELNDFVHQTFDESQIFRIDHFLGKEAAQNILAFRFANGLFEPIWNRNFIDHIQIDIPETLGLDERANFYESTGAYKDMVVTHLLQVMAFVVMEPPTALEPRAISEEKNKVFRSMLPINCADVVRGQFAGYRDLDGVAKDSDTETFIALKVGIDNWRWAGVPIYLRTGKRMAEGIRIISIAFKEAPRSMFPAGSGVGSQGPDHLTFDLADNSKVSLSFYGKRPGPGMKLDKLSMQFSTQEIDTVGGVLEAYERLILDAMRGDHTLFTTAEGIESLWERSETLINDPPSVKSYPQGTWGPNAIHQLIAPNAWRLPFERAWRENKNGNDC; from the coding sequence GTGGCGACAACCAAACCGCAGACCATTTCGTATCCGCATCCCAGCTCGCGTCCCGGCCGGCAGGATGACTATGCGGTCGACCCGCATGTCGTGGTCTTGTTCGGCGCCACGGGCGATCTGGCCAGGCGCAAGCTGATTCCCGGTTTGGCGTATCTGGATCAGTCCGAACTGGCACCTCACATCGAGATCGTCGCGACCTCGCTGGAGGACATCTCCACCGAGGACTTCCTCGAGCTGGCCAAGGATGCCATCGACGAGTTCGGCACCCACAAGCTGAGCGAAGAGCAGTGGACCCGCTTCTCCGAAACCGTCACCTATGTCCCACAGAGCGAGGGGTCCGAAGCGCTGGCTGCCGCGGTCACCGCCGCCGAAGAAAAGCTGGGCCCCGACGTTCGCCGGTTGCACTACTTGTCGGTGCCGCCGAAGGCGGCCCGCGCGGTGATCACGACGCTGAAGGATGCCAACCTAATCGACCGCTCGCGGGTGGTGATGGAGAAGCCGTTCGGTACCGACCTGGCCAGCGCCGTCGAGCTGAATGACTTCGTTCATCAGACGTTCGACGAAAGCCAGATCTTTCGCATCGACCACTTCCTCGGTAAGGAAGCAGCTCAGAACATCCTGGCGTTCCGTTTTGCCAACGGCCTGTTCGAACCGATCTGGAACCGCAACTTCATCGACCACATCCAGATCGATATCCCCGAGACCCTTGGTCTGGACGAGCGCGCCAACTTCTACGAAAGCACCGGCGCCTACAAGGACATGGTGGTCACCCATCTCCTACAGGTGATGGCGTTCGTCGTGATGGAACCCCCGACCGCATTGGAACCGCGCGCGATCAGCGAAGAAAAGAACAAGGTGTTCCGGTCGATGTTGCCGATCAATTGCGCCGACGTGGTGCGCGGTCAATTCGCCGGCTACCGCGACCTCGACGGCGTCGCAAAGGATTCCGACACCGAGACGTTCATCGCTTTGAAGGTCGGTATCGACAACTGGCGATGGGCCGGAGTTCCGATCTACCTGCGCACGGGGAAGCGCATGGCCGAGGGCATCCGCATCATCTCGATCGCATTCAAGGAGGCGCCCCGGTCGATGTTCCCCGCCGGGTCGGGCGTCGGCTCCCAAGGACCCGACCACCTGACCTTCGACTTGGCCGACAACTCCAAAGTGTCGCTGTCGTTCTATGGCAAGCGACCCGGGCCGGGCATGAAACTCGACAAGCTGTCGATGCAGTTCTCGACGCAGGAGATCGACACGGTCGGTGGCGTTCTCGAGGCGTATGAGCGCCTGATCCTCGACGCGATGCGCGGCGATCACACCCTCTTCACCACCGCCGAGGGCATCGAGTCCCTTTGGGAGCGTTCGGAGACGCTGATCAACGACCCGCCGTCGGTGAAGTCGTACCCGCAGGGAACGTGGGGCCCCAACGCGATCCATCAGCTGATTGCGCCCAACGCGTGGCGGCTACCCTTCGAGCGGGCCTGGCGCGAGAACAAGAACGGCAACGACTGCTAG
- the rpmC gene encoding 50S ribosomal protein L29, with protein sequence MAVGVTPGELRELTDDELKDKLRESKEELFNLRFQMATGQLANNRRLRTVRQEIARVYTVLRERELGLASGPAGEEA encoded by the coding sequence GGGCGAGCTGCGCGAACTGACCGACGACGAGTTGAAAGACAAGCTGCGCGAGTCGAAGGAAGAGCTGTTCAACCTGCGCTTCCAGATGGCGACCGGACAGCTGGCCAACAACCGCCGCCTTCGCACGGTGCGCCAGGAAATCGCACGCGTGTACACCGTGCTGCGTGAACGTGAACTGGGCCTGGCATCCGGGCCCGCAGGTGAGGAAGCGTGA
- a CDS encoding undecaprenyl diphosphate synthase family protein produces the protein MGLIPDGLRRWAKANDATLADAYLQGARKVTEILLALQRRGVQTVTVYNLSRANLGRRSDELDAVYGASMQFLTTMIPDQFDHSVCSVRLYGDRNALPHKYVAAAEDLESAMDGGEFRINILAAYDARDELQAAHERARREGCHITAALDIPMLDMVIRTTPEPLLSGFLPLQSQYAQLNFLQTPLNDLTEQDIDDLIAAYRRFPQLRGR, from the coding sequence GTGGGCTTGATACCTGACGGATTGCGGCGCTGGGCGAAGGCCAACGACGCCACCTTGGCAGATGCCTACCTCCAAGGTGCCCGGAAGGTCACCGAAATCCTGTTGGCCCTGCAGCGACGCGGCGTTCAGACCGTGACGGTGTACAACCTCAGTCGAGCGAATCTCGGACGGCGCAGCGACGAGCTGGACGCCGTGTATGGGGCGTCGATGCAATTTCTCACCACGATGATTCCCGACCAATTCGATCACTCCGTCTGCAGTGTTCGGTTGTACGGCGACCGAAATGCGTTGCCGCACAAGTATGTCGCGGCCGCAGAAGATCTGGAATCGGCGATGGATGGCGGCGAATTCCGCATCAACATTCTCGCTGCGTATGACGCACGCGACGAGCTGCAAGCCGCGCATGAGCGGGCTCGACGCGAAGGGTGCCACATCACTGCGGCACTCGACATTCCCATGCTCGACATGGTCATTCGCACCACCCCCGAACCATTGCTCAGCGGGTTCCTGCCCTTGCAGAGCCAGTACGCCCAACTGAACTTCCTGCAGACGCCGCTCAACGACCTCACCGAGCAGGACATCGACGATCTCATCGCCGCCTACCGCCGCTTTCCGCAACTCAGGGGGCGGTAG